One region of Candidatus Bathyarchaeia archaeon genomic DNA includes:
- a CDS encoding PKD domain-containing protein produces the protein MRTSSLLILILLPLTIIPIGTPNTHATTPQNTSPLAAYTYNPCVMCAAPGSVVFFNANTSWSPTGHIASYTWIFGDNSAITKTTSPYTTHDFLLVTPGKWNVSLTVQDTTSATDTITQQVIFNIAPAFTYHPRHPMIQQTVTFNASATRSFTTPGTIKTYQWNYGDNTNATGILTKHAYTASRTYRVTLTLQTTEGPAKISETITVYPRIIIVNKTFDGLNITITAVFTVNATSQTASGTITINATNATTGALVYTDTFDITIPLTQDGAQFILALPTNNIPLGANCHIDQTGQTTSTITRDPDVMHRGTVDITDASPLALAFGATQASPIYNPAADLNADGQIDLLDAAILAADFGTPVLN, from the coding sequence ATGAGAACTAGCTCCCTTCTGATCCTAATTCTCCTCCCGTTAACCATAATCCCGATAGGGACCCCGAACACCCACGCAACCACCCCACAGAACACGTCTCCACTAGCCGCGTACACTTACAATCCGTGCGTGATGTGCGCCGCCCCAGGCAGCGTCGTCTTCTTCAACGCCAACACCAGCTGGAGCCCCACCGGACACATCGCATCATACACGTGGATCTTCGGCGACAACAGCGCGATCACAAAAACAACCAGCCCCTACACCACACACGACTTCCTCCTGGTAACACCCGGCAAATGGAACGTATCCCTAACAGTACAAGACACGACCAGCGCCACCGACACCATCACCCAACAAGTCATCTTCAACATCGCACCAGCCTTCACCTACCACCCCAGACACCCGATGATCCAACAAACCGTCACGTTCAACGCCTCGGCCACCCGCAGCTTCACAACACCCGGAACCATCAAAACATACCAGTGGAACTACGGCGATAACACAAACGCAACCGGAATACTCACGAAACACGCGTACACAGCAAGCCGAACCTACCGCGTAACACTAACACTCCAGACAACAGAAGGACCCGCAAAGATCTCAGAGACAATAACAGTCTATCCCAGAATCATCATAGTCAACAAAACCTTTGACGGTCTCAACATAACAATAACAGCCGTGTTCACGGTCAACGCGACAAGCCAGACCGCCTCCGGAACAATCACCATCAACGCGACAAACGCGACCACCGGAGCCCTAGTCTACACGGACACGTTCGATATCACAATACCCCTCACACAAGATGGCGCCCAGTTCATACTCGCCCTCCCCACCAACAACATACCCCTCGGAGCCAACTGCCACATCGACCAGACAGGACAAACCACAAGCACGATCACAAGAGACCCAGACGTGATGCATCGTGGAACAGTCGACATAACCGACGCATCACCCCTCGCCCTCGCATTCGGCGCGACACAAGCGTCCCCAATTTACAACCCGGCCGCAGATCTCAACGCAGATGGACAGATAGACCTCCTCGACGCCGCAATACTAGCAGCAGATTTCGGAACACCAGTCCTCAACTAG